In one Juglans regia cultivar Chandler chromosome 11, Walnut 2.0, whole genome shotgun sequence genomic region, the following are encoded:
- the LOC109013979 gene encoding zinc finger protein ZAT10-like, whose translation MALEALNSPTTTTPSFHFEDAASLHCLEPWAKRKRSKRGRFDNPPTEEEYLALCLIMLARGGGGATSRNINSTATVQRHQSPSPAAPEVATVPVPKLVYKCSVCNKAFSSYQALGGHKASHRKHAAGSEDQSTSSTTSATVTASTVTASHNSSGRAHVCTICHKSFPTGQALGGHKRCHYEGGGGSGSSVVTTSEGVGSTHSHSHSHNNLHQRNFDLNLPALPEFSPNFFMSGEDEVESPHPAKKLRILMPPKIEISH comes from the coding sequence ATGGCTCTGGAAGCTCTCAACTCTCCGACCACAACCACCCCTTCGTTCCACTTCGAGGACGCTGCCAGCCTCCACTGCCTTGAGCCATGGGCCAAGCGCAAGCGTTCGAAGCGTGGACGGTTTGATAACCCACCCACCGAGGAAGAGTACCTCGCTCTCTGCCTCATCATGCTCGCTCGTGGCGGCGGCGGCGCAACTTCCAGAAACATTAACTCCACCGCCACCGTACAGCGCCACCAATCTCCCAGTCCTGCAGCACCAGAGGTGGCGACGGTACCTGTACCGAAGCTTGTGTACAAGTGTTCTGTTTGCAACAAGGCCTTCTCCTCTTACCAGGCCCTCGGTGGACACAAGGCCAGCCACCGAAAACACGCCGCTGGAAGTGAAGACCAATCCACCTCCTCCACCACCTCTGCCACCGTCACTGCCAGCACCGTCACGGCCTCCCACAACAGCAGTGGTAGGGCCCATGTGTGCACCATCTGCCACAAGTCCTTCCCCACAGGACAGGCCCTGGGTGGACACAAGCGTTGTCACTACGAAGGCGGCGGCGGCAGCGGAAGCAGCGTCGTCACCACTTCTGAAGGTGTAGGATCTACCCACAGCCACAGTCACAGCCACAACAACCTTCACCAACGTAACTTCGACCTCAACCTCCCTGCTTTGCCGGAGTTCTCACCTAATTTCTTCATGTCAGGGGAAGACGAGGTGGAAAGCCCTCATCCAGCGAAGAAGCTCCGCATCTTGATGCCACCAAAGATTGAAATTTCTCATTAG
- the LOC109013981 gene encoding LOB domain-containing protein 38-like, with translation MSCNGCRVLRKGCSETCVLRSCLQWIESPTAQGNAVLLLAKFFGRSDLLSFVSAVPESDRPALFQSLLYEACGRTVNPVDGAVGLLSRGMWHVCQLAVETALAGGTLTPITDITSAGIFPDASGNDESSVQSLFRPSVPCMQENQPSNSLTLSLQPRFSSEIGSTVPRFPFPWRVKRSMDMMISFKSEMTSLASSGNDRKLLNLFD, from the exons atgagctGCAACGGTTGCCGGGTGCTGCGAAAGGGCTGCAGTGAGACATGCGTTCTGAGATCGTGCCTGCAGTGGATTGAGTCTCCCACTGCTCAGGGTAACGCTGTTCTTTTGCTCGCCAAGTTCTTTGGCCGCAGCGACCTCCTTTCCTTCGTCTCCGCCGTCCCTGAATCGGATAGACCCG CTTTGTTCCAGTCCTTGCTATACGAAGCATGCGGGCGCACAGTGAATCCAGTGGACGGTGCTGTTGGACTTCTATCGCGCGGCATGTGGCACGTGTGCCAGTTGGCCGTGGAGACGGCCCTTGCTGGTGGTACTCTTACGCCAATAACAGATATCACAAGCGCCGGAATTTTCCCGGACGCATCCGGCAACGACGAATCTTCAGTGCAAAGCCTGTTCCGTCCATCGGTACCGTGCATGCAAGAAAATCAGCCGTCCAATTCTCTCACGCTCTCACTGCAACCTAGGTTCTCCAGCGAGATAGGTAGTACCGTCCCGAGATTTCCCTTCCCATGGAGAGTCAAGCGGTCGATGGACATGATGATTTCGTTTAAGTCCGAGATGACGAGCCTTGCAAGTTCTGGCAATGATCGGAAGCTTCTAAACTTATTCGACTGa